The following are encoded together in the Bacteroidales bacterium MB20-C3-3 genome:
- a CDS encoding helix-turn-helix transcriptional regulator: MKRPLLPAQSRILAEFGENIKYARLRRDLSSEQISERASISRNTLIKIEKGDEGVAIGYYFRVLAILGLDKDLLLVAKDDELGRRLQDARFAVKERASKK; the protein is encoded by the coding sequence ATGAAACGACCTCTACTACCAGCACAATCAAGAATTCTTGCTGAATTTGGAGAAAATATAAAATACGCCAGATTGCGCAGAGATTTATCATCCGAGCAAATATCTGAGCGTGCATCAATTTCCAGAAATACTCTAATTAAAATTGAAAAAGGGGACGAAGGTGTTGCTATTGGATATTATTTCAGAGTTCTGGCGATTCTGGGTTTGGACAAAGATCTTCTCTTGGTGGCAAAAGATGATGAACTGGGGAGAAGACTGCAAGATGCACGTTTCGCAGTAAAAGAGAGGGCTTCTAAAAAATAA
- a CDS encoding L-threonylcarbamoyladenylate synthase, which produces MKSTNNIEFAAKCIQEGKLVAFPTETVYGLGANALNPLAVAKIFELKERPTFDPLIVHISTMAQLEAVAANIDERVYKLAEKFWPGPLTMVLPKSSIVPDLVTSGLPTVGVRMPKNDIALELITRSNCPIAAPSANKFGRISPTTAAHVQKQLPNVDYILDGGKTTVGIESTIIRLTDKGFQILRNGIITKEELEKVVPFDGSSEIEKLSAPGMLKSHYSPRKMLLIADTELSHIDKSKAGLISFSGKLESGYLKVIRVSQTMDLKDYAVNMFEAMHSFEDDPQIELIIAEPVPSEGIGIAIMDRLRKAEYDWRGYSSPEIS; this is translated from the coding sequence ATGAAAAGTACAAATAACATAGAATTTGCCGCAAAATGTATTCAGGAGGGTAAGCTTGTAGCCTTTCCTACTGAAACAGTTTACGGGCTTGGCGCGAACGCCTTAAACCCGCTGGCGGTGGCAAAGATATTTGAGCTAAAGGAGCGCCCAACATTTGACCCGCTCATTGTGCATATTTCTACCATGGCCCAGCTGGAAGCAGTTGCTGCCAATATCGATGAAAGAGTTTACAAACTGGCAGAGAAATTCTGGCCCGGGCCGCTTACTATGGTTCTCCCAAAAAGCAGCATAGTTCCCGATCTTGTGACCTCAGGCCTGCCAACAGTAGGCGTAAGAATGCCAAAAAACGACATTGCCCTTGAGCTAATAACCAGGTCAAACTGCCCCATAGCAGCCCCAAGCGCAAACAAATTCGGGCGCATCAGCCCAACAACAGCAGCCCACGTTCAGAAGCAGCTTCCAAATGTAGATTATATCCTTGACGGCGGAAAAACAACCGTTGGTATTGAATCGACAATAATCCGCCTCACAGACAAGGGCTTCCAGATTCTGCGAAACGGAATCATCACAAAAGAGGAGCTGGAAAAGGTTGTGCCATTTGACGGCAGCTCAGAGATAGAGAAGCTTTCGGCCCCGGGGATGTTAAAATCCCACTACAGCCCAAGAAAAATGCTTCTGATAGCAGATACAGAGCTATCTCATATTGATAAATCCAAAGCCGGCCTTATCTCATTTTCCGGGAAGCTCGAAAGCGGATACCTTAAAGTTATAAGAGTCTCTCAGACAATGGATCTTAAGGACTACGCGGTGAACATGTTTGAAGCCATGCACTCATTTGAAGACGATCCTCAGATTGAGCTTATCATTGCAGAACCGGTTCCTTCAGAAGGGATAGGTATCGCAATTATGGACAGACTCCGCAAGGCCGAATATGACTGGCGGGGTTACAGTTCTCCTGAAATTTCCTGA
- a CDS encoding DUF4143 domain-containing protein — protein MFSRKINLQDAENESIFLWGARQTGKSTLLQLLFPNTRYIDLLKSDEFERYNRRASLLREELSLLQENELIIIDEIQKIPELLDEVQWLMTNKNHRFILSGSSARKLRRSGVNLLGGRAIRKHLYPFVSAEIPDFDLIKACNNGMMPRHYLVDDAGKRIHAYVGDYLQQEIKAEALTRNLKTFSRFMEIAALSNGEVVNYNNIASECGVSAPTVKEYFSILEETLIGYTIPAFTKNVKRRVIQSPKFYYFDVGIVNFLLRRRSLLPGSAEFGHAFEHLIMQELIAYIGYSESQHSLSYWRTTSGYEVDAIIGNANVAIEIKSTEEVHSHHTRGLKAFSEEFPNSRLIIVSMDKYPRRMNEIDVIPAQHFLKMLWNGELF, from the coding sequence ATGTTTTCTCGTAAAATTAATCTTCAAGATGCAGAAAATGAGAGTATTTTTCTGTGGGGAGCCAGACAAACCGGGAAAAGTACGTTATTGCAACTCCTTTTTCCCAATACCAGATATATTGACTTACTAAAATCGGACGAATTTGAACGATATAATCGTCGTGCATCACTTTTGCGTGAGGAGCTAAGTTTGCTCCAGGAAAACGAGCTTATTATAATTGACGAAATACAGAAGATTCCTGAATTACTCGATGAGGTGCAATGGTTAATGACCAATAAAAATCACCGGTTTATCTTAAGCGGCTCGAGTGCACGCAAGCTGAGGCGAAGCGGTGTAAACTTGCTGGGAGGCAGAGCCATCCGCAAACATTTATATCCTTTTGTAAGTGCCGAGATTCCTGATTTTGATCTGATAAAAGCTTGCAACAATGGTATGATGCCAAGGCATTATCTGGTGGATGATGCAGGTAAGCGTATTCATGCATATGTGGGTGATTATTTGCAACAAGAAATCAAAGCAGAAGCTCTAACCCGAAACTTGAAAACATTTTCTCGTTTTATGGAAATTGCGGCCTTGAGCAATGGAGAAGTAGTTAATTACAATAATATTGCATCTGAATGCGGTGTAAGTGCTCCAACTGTAAAAGAGTATTTTTCTATCCTGGAGGAGACTCTTATCGGTTATACTATTCCGGCTTTTACCAAAAATGTAAAACGCAGAGTTATTCAATCGCCAAAATTTTACTATTTTGATGTAGGTATTGTTAATTTTCTACTTAGAAGAAGATCTCTTTTACCTGGTTCTGCTGAATTTGGACATGCATTTGAGCACTTAATTATGCAGGAATTAATTGCTTATATCGGGTATTCAGAATCACAGCATTCATTGTCATATTGGCGTACAACTTCTGGATACGAAGTTGATGCAATAATTGGTAATGCCAATGTTGCCATCGAAATTAAATCTACAGAAGAGGTGCATTCTCATCATACGCGAGGTTTGAAGGCTTTCTCAGAGGAGTTTCCAAATTCCCGCCTGATTATTGTTTCTATGGACAAGTATCCCCGCAGAATGAATGAAATTGATGTTATTCCTGCTCAGCATTTCTTGAAAATGTTGTGGAACGGGGAGCTGTTTTAA
- a CDS encoding helix-turn-helix transcriptional regulator, whose product MEKQAFGKKLLEVRKAKGLTQEEVAEKCGITIRTIQRIESGLVEPRVYTIKIISETIGFEFFESSNTGNEVKSEKQNSNIDKHPILWYVNDLFNFKTNAMRKISILTATLLLITLLCVNFLNAEDQSEKFKNRKSLSIEVNNNSVKRVEVAFTHSLNLDSLIKIKRELEKIGIVIHYKKIEFNVHNLLVNLDCEVICNDGFSGSFGTGSLSSQNSNKRIGFYRDYSPDAKSPFGTGFLD is encoded by the coding sequence ATGGAAAAACAAGCGTTTGGAAAAAAATTACTCGAGGTCAGAAAAGCCAAAGGATTAACTCAAGAAGAGGTTGCTGAGAAGTGCGGGATTACTATCCGTACAATTCAACGCATTGAATCTGGTTTAGTTGAGCCTAGGGTCTACACTATAAAAATAATTTCCGAAACGATTGGTTTTGAGTTTTTTGAATCTTCTAATACCGGTAATGAAGTTAAATCTGAGAAACAAAATTCAAACATAGATAAACATCCCATTTTATGGTATGTGAATGATTTGTTTAATTTTAAAACTAACGCAATGAGAAAAATCTCTATTTTAACAGCAACTCTTCTCCTAATCACTTTATTATGTGTGAATTTCCTTAATGCAGAAGACCAATCAGAAAAATTTAAAAACAGAAAAAGTCTTTCAATTGAGGTGAACAATAATTCAGTCAAAAGAGTTGAGGTTGCTTTTACTCACAGTCTGAACCTTGACAGTCTGATAAAAATTAAAAGAGAATTGGAGAAAATTGGAATTGTTATCCATTATAAGAAGATTGAGTTTAATGTTCACAACTTATTAGTTAATCTTGACTGCGAAGTTATTTGTAATGATGGTTTCAGTGGCAGTTTTGGAACTGGATCATTAAGTTCACAAAATTCTAACAAACGAATCGGATTTTATCGAGACTACTCTCCTGACGCGAAAAGTCCTTTTGGAACAGGCTTTCTAGATTAA
- a CDS encoding CPBP family intramembrane glutamic endopeptidase — protein MARCCRRFDLLTKAIAKNLTIGILIGAMYFVVIAGILTIFGSYSAQYASPHWSYITLNLFLYFLVACGEEVTFRGIIFRMIDERFGIWWALGVSALLFGFVHIFQPNASVWSSIAIAIEAGVLLGAAFKFSGSLWLPIGIHWAWNFTQGNVFGFSVSGTDKGESILNSVVKGPDLVTGGDFGPEASVVAVALGTLLSAIFIWQYQRRRQALN, from the coding sequence GTGGCAAGGTGCTGTAGGCGTTTTGACTTGTTGACTAAGGCTATTGCTAAGAATTTAACCATTGGGATCTTGATAGGAGCAATGTATTTTGTAGTTATTGCCGGAATCCTGACCATATTTGGAAGCTATAGTGCTCAATACGCTTCGCCACACTGGTCATACATTACACTGAATCTGTTTTTATACTTTCTGGTAGCATGTGGAGAAGAAGTAACATTCAGAGGAATAATCTTCAGAATGATTGATGAAAGATTTGGCATTTGGTGGGCCCTTGGAGTATCAGCCCTATTATTTGGATTCGTCCATATATTTCAGCCGAATGCAAGCGTTTGGAGTTCAATTGCAATTGCCATTGAAGCTGGTGTGCTGCTTGGTGCTGCTTTCAAATTTTCTGGATCTTTATGGTTACCAATAGGTATTCACTGGGCATGGAATTTTACTCAGGGTAATGTATTTGGATTCTCTGTTTCTGGCACAGATAAAGGAGAAAGCATACTCAACTCAGTGGTTAAAGGACCAGATCTTGTTACAGGAGGTGATTTTGGCCCAGAGGCTTCTGTAGTTGCAGTTGCTCTTGGAACATTGCTTTCAGCTATATTTATCTGGCAATATCAAAGAAGAAGACAGGCTCTCAATTGA
- the istB gene encoding IS21-like element helper ATPase IstB, with translation MDSNNILSKMSSMRLDGMYSLYKNMVGSGQCDAITNEEFLTMLINAEWDNRENNRVERALKEAKFRYQAAIENIRYDDDRGLDKSQIIRLSDCSYITQAKNILITGFTGTGKSYLASAFGHQACYNGYKVMYHNAQKLFAKLKNAKADDTYCKLIAKIAKQDLLIIDDFGLHILDDIDRLILLEIMEDRYGIKSTIISSQLPVKVWYDIIGESTIADAIMDRLVNGAFRIEIKSKKSLRE, from the coding sequence ATGGATAGTAATAACATACTAAGTAAAATGAGTTCAATGAGGTTAGATGGGATGTATAGCCTCTACAAAAACATGGTAGGATCAGGACAGTGTGATGCTATAACTAATGAAGAATTCTTGACGATGTTAATTAACGCTGAATGGGACAACAGAGAGAATAACAGGGTAGAGAGGGCCTTAAAAGAGGCTAAGTTCAGGTACCAGGCAGCTATTGAAAATATAAGATATGACGATGATAGAGGATTGGATAAGTCACAAATAATCAGATTGTCAGACTGCTCTTACATTACACAAGCGAAGAATATATTAATAACCGGCTTTACAGGAACAGGGAAAAGTTATCTTGCATCTGCCTTTGGACATCAAGCTTGTTATAACGGATATAAGGTGATGTATCATAATGCTCAAAAACTCTTCGCAAAACTTAAAAATGCTAAAGCAGATGATACTTACTGCAAGTTAATAGCCAAGATCGCAAAGCAGGACCTACTGATTATAGATGATTTTGGACTACACATACTGGATGACATTGACCGACTTATACTGCTTGAAATAATGGAAGACAGATACGGAATAAAATCAACTATAATCAGCTCTCAGCTACCGGTAAAAGTGTGGTATGATATAATAGGAGAAAGCACTATTGCTGATGCAATTATGGATAGACTGGTAAATGGAGCTTTTAGAATAGAAATAAAATCAAAGAAATCTCTTCGAGAATAA
- the istA gene encoding IS21 family transposase has product MSKVKQILQLIEQGISQREISRCLQIDRKTVSQYFSKNKELNLTKENLQTIPDEELEALFKSEASYFDSSEEYKYLEKLFPYFRKELKRTGVTRFILWEEYRRARSQGYSYSQMCHHYQQWLNSENVSMHLEHEYGEEMFIDFTGDKLNYFCPNSGKAIEAEVLVTILGGSRMFEAEAVGSQKVEDFTMAVSNALHNFGGVPKVLIPDNLKAGVTSSDKYQPVINNTFLSMANHYGATVSPARSRKPQDKALVESIINVVYSSVFAPLRDKLPCGLTELNKRIKELVAIAVAKNFQNRDYSRKDLFEKYEKSALMSLPVNRYEITKSYKLKVNTEYHVFFNKDRHSYSVPYKYAGKRIKAVVSSGTISFYYNNQQIASHIRSSKENGYSTKVEHRHPNHRYVDQWEPSVAYIWGSTVDPLVEEYMRNMMSQSTYPHLARRMYEGVVHLSKKYGNYRLTNACKRALAYRVYDYTTLKNILSNSLDNQIGTTAKNIVKLPRHENIRGAQYYK; this is encoded by the coding sequence ATGAGCAAAGTAAAGCAAATTTTGCAATTAATTGAACAGGGGATCTCTCAAAGAGAGATATCTCGGTGTTTACAGATTGACCGAAAAACAGTAAGTCAGTACTTCTCAAAAAACAAGGAGTTAAACTTAACTAAAGAAAATCTTCAAACTATTCCTGACGAAGAACTGGAAGCATTATTTAAATCAGAAGCTTCGTACTTTGATTCAAGCGAAGAGTATAAGTACTTGGAAAAACTATTTCCCTATTTTAGGAAAGAACTCAAGAGAACCGGAGTTACCAGGTTTATTTTATGGGAGGAATATCGTAGAGCCCGCTCTCAAGGCTACAGTTACTCGCAAATGTGTCATCATTACCAACAATGGCTAAATAGTGAAAATGTCTCAATGCATCTTGAACACGAATATGGAGAGGAGATGTTTATAGACTTCACAGGAGACAAGCTTAATTATTTTTGTCCCAATTCCGGTAAAGCTATAGAAGCAGAAGTTCTTGTAACCATTCTTGGTGGAAGCAGAATGTTTGAAGCAGAGGCCGTTGGGAGTCAAAAAGTGGAAGACTTTACAATGGCAGTAAGTAATGCACTCCATAATTTTGGAGGAGTACCCAAGGTGCTTATCCCGGACAACCTAAAGGCTGGAGTTACTTCTTCAGATAAGTATCAGCCCGTAATCAACAATACTTTTCTCTCTATGGCTAACCATTATGGAGCAACGGTAAGTCCAGCCAGGTCCAGAAAACCTCAAGATAAGGCATTAGTAGAGAGTATAATTAATGTGGTTTACTCTTCAGTATTTGCTCCTCTTAGGGATAAACTGCCCTGTGGACTAACAGAACTTAATAAGAGGATAAAAGAGCTTGTTGCTATTGCAGTAGCTAAGAACTTCCAGAACAGAGATTATAGTCGTAAAGACCTGTTTGAAAAGTACGAAAAAAGTGCTCTTATGTCATTACCTGTAAATAGATACGAGATAACTAAATCATATAAACTTAAGGTAAACACAGAGTATCATGTATTTTTTAACAAGGACAGACACAGCTATAGTGTACCGTATAAATATGCCGGAAAGAGGATTAAAGCTGTTGTGTCGTCCGGGACAATATCCTTCTATTACAATAATCAGCAAATTGCTTCCCACATAAGGAGTAGCAAGGAAAATGGATACTCTACAAAAGTTGAACACAGGCATCCAAATCATAGATATGTAGACCAATGGGAGCCTTCTGTTGCTTACATATGGGGAAGTACTGTAGATCCGCTGGTAGAAGAATATATGAGGAATATGATGTCTCAAAGCACATATCCTCATTTGGCCAGAAGAATGTACGAAGGAGTTGTACACTTGAGTAAGAAATACGGGAACTACAGGCTTACAAATGCATGCAAAAGGGCTTTAGCTTATAGGGTGTATGATTATACAACTTTAAAGAATATCCTGTCAAATAGCCTGGATAATCAAATTGGTACTACTGCGAAGAATATCGTAAAACTGCCACGACACGAAAATATCAGAGGAGCTCAATATTATAAATAG
- a CDS encoding TIGR04255 family protein, with translation MKLPKNINPCPIVDALLEVRFTSTINANAVFGLIYSVLQKDFQKVETLPILQLPDVVRASDPNLKYKPYYKISNENFVIQIGPDVILISSFPRYLGWEIFSKIIFDVLTKIEQIGIINVIERIGIRYINFFENNIFEKINLKVSIGSNDVLCKNTIIRTEIEQGEYSSTLQLANNAIINGKNGSIIDIDTFVTKNLVNFFSKKNELINAGHLKEKELFYSLLSSEFLSTLNPTY, from the coding sequence ATGAAACTGCCTAAAAATATAAATCCTTGTCCAATAGTAGATGCGTTACTTGAAGTAAGGTTTACTTCAACAATTAATGCGAATGCCGTTTTTGGATTAATTTATAGCGTTTTACAAAAGGATTTTCAAAAAGTTGAAACATTACCAATTTTACAACTTCCTGATGTTGTTAGAGCAAGTGATCCCAATTTAAAATATAAACCTTATTACAAAATTTCAAATGAAAATTTTGTAATACAAATTGGACCTGATGTGATTTTAATCAGTTCTTTCCCGAGATATTTGGGTTGGGAAATTTTTTCTAAAATCATTTTTGATGTACTTACTAAAATTGAACAAATTGGGATTATTAATGTAATTGAAAGAATTGGGATTAGGTACATTAATTTTTTTGAAAACAATATTTTTGAAAAAATAAACCTTAAGGTGTCTATTGGATCAAATGATGTACTTTGTAAAAATACAATTATAAGGACTGAAATAGAACAGGGTGAATATAGCAGTACCTTACAATTAGCGAATAATGCTATTATTAATGGCAAGAATGGTTCGATAATTGACATAGACACATTTGTAACTAAAAACTTGGTAAACTTTTTTTCAAAGAAAAACGAGCTTATAAATGCTGGGCATTTAAAAGAAAAGGAACTATTTTATAGTTTATTAAGTTCTGAATTTTTGAGCACACTCAATCCAACTTATTAA
- the dinD gene encoding DNA damage-inducible protein D translates to MKSDEIKNLFSQFEAAASEFEGIECWSARELQELLGYSKWENFEKVIQKAKDACNNAGERDNYHFPDIRKTIPMPKGAEREIDDILLTRYACYLIAQNGDSRKEEIAFAQNYFAIQTRKAEVVEARILEFERVKARAKLSQTEKQLSGILYERGVDSQGFAIIRSKGDQALFRLNTHTLKRKFGVPDSRPVADFLPTISIKAKDLAAEMTGLNVQNKDLKGQSTIEKEHVDNNLAVREMLTKRGIFPENLPPAEDVKKLKRKLEGDEKKLLKDLKKKK, encoded by the coding sequence ATGAAGTCAGATGAAATTAAAAACTTGTTTAGTCAATTTGAAGCTGCTGCTTCAGAATTTGAAGGTATTGAGTGTTGGAGTGCACGTGAATTACAAGAATTATTAGGATATAGTAAGTGGGAGAATTTTGAAAAAGTAATTCAGAAAGCTAAAGATGCGTGCAATAATGCTGGAGAAAGAGATAACTATCATTTTCCTGACATCAGGAAAACGATCCCAATGCCAAAAGGAGCTGAAAGAGAGATAGATGACATTCTTTTAACAAGATATGCATGTTACTTAATTGCTCAAAATGGAGATAGCCGAAAAGAAGAAATTGCATTTGCACAAAATTACTTCGCCATACAAACACGTAAAGCAGAAGTGGTTGAGGCTCGCATTTTAGAATTTGAAAGAGTAAAAGCTCGTGCGAAATTAAGCCAAACAGAGAAACAACTTTCTGGAATACTTTATGAACGAGGAGTAGACAGTCAAGGATTTGCTATTATAAGGAGCAAGGGGGATCAGGCATTATTCAGACTAAACACCCATACACTAAAACGCAAGTTTGGCGTGCCAGATAGCAGACCTGTTGCCGATTTTCTTCCTACAATAAGTATTAAAGCAAAAGACCTAGCAGCTGAAATGACTGGTCTGAATGTTCAAAATAAAGACTTAAAAGGGCAATCAACAATTGAAAAAGAGCATGTTGACAATAATCTTGCCGTCAGAGAAATGTTGACAAAGAGAGGTATATTTCCTGAAAACCTGCCTCCAGCAGAAGATGTTAAAAAGTTGAAACGTAAGCTTGAAGGAGACGAGAAAAAATTATTGAAAGATTTAAAAAAGAAGAAATAA
- the floA gene encoding flotillin-like protein FloA (flotillin-like protein involved in membrane lipid rafts), giving the protein MTEITIYLVWIGISLVGLTILLWFFPITLWFQALISGVRISLLQLVLMRWRKVPPGTIVMAMITGTKAGLELDANELEAHFLAKGNVPNVVNALISADKANIPLNFKMAAAIDLAGRDVFEAVQMSVNPKVINTPPVTAVAKDGIQLIAKARVTVRANIKQLVGGAGEETVLARVGEGIVSSIGSAESHKSVMENPDSISRVVLEKGLDAGTAFEILSIDIADIDIGRNIGAVLQMDQANADKNIAQARAEEKRAMAVALEQEMKAKAQEARAKVIEAEAQIPLAMAEAFRSGNMGIMDYYKFRNIQADTEMRENIAKPQK; this is encoded by the coding sequence ATGACAGAAATTACAATCTATTTGGTGTGGATAGGTATATCCCTGGTAGGACTTACAATCCTTCTGTGGTTCTTCCCAATCACCCTGTGGTTTCAGGCACTCATTTCAGGAGTAAGAATTTCACTTCTGCAATTAGTCCTGATGCGCTGGAGAAAGGTTCCTCCTGGAACCATAGTGATGGCTATGATCACAGGTACCAAAGCCGGACTTGAATTAGACGCTAACGAGCTGGAGGCACACTTCCTGGCAAAGGGAAATGTTCCTAATGTAGTTAACGCACTTATATCGGCCGATAAAGCAAACATCCCTCTCAACTTCAAAATGGCAGCCGCCATTGACCTAGCAGGCCGCGACGTATTCGAAGCCGTTCAGATGTCCGTTAATCCTAAGGTAATTAACACCCCTCCGGTTACAGCAGTGGCAAAAGACGGTATCCAGCTCATAGCAAAAGCCCGCGTTACCGTTAGAGCAAACATCAAACAACTCGTGGGAGGAGCTGGCGAAGAGACAGTTCTTGCCCGGGTAGGCGAAGGTATCGTTTCTAGCATCGGCTCAGCAGAGTCTCATAAATCAGTTATGGAAAACCCTGACTCTATTTCAAGAGTGGTTCTTGAAAAGGGTCTGGATGCCGGTACTGCCTTTGAGATTCTCTCAATTGACATCGCCGACATTGACATCGGAAGAAACATCGGTGCCGTCCTTCAGATGGATCAGGCAAATGCCGACAAGAACATCGCCCAGGCCCGTGCAGAAGAGAAACGCGCCATGGCTGTAGCCCTTGAGCAAGAGATGAAAGCCAAAGCCCAGGAGGCCCGCGCCAAAGTAATCGAAGCCGAAGCTCAGATTCCACTTGCAATGGCAGAAGCCTTCCGCTCCGGCAACATGGGCATTATGGACTACTATAAATTCCGCAACATTCAGGCCGACACAGAAATGCGCGAGAACATCGCCAAACCACAGAAGTAA
- a CDS encoding NfeD family protein: MSLIITLIIIGLILLAIEVLIIPGFGVAGILGLLALAGAAVLGFTMFDTTTGLIVLAAIILATSISTWLILRSKTWKRATLKEKISSRVDTNPEEKGITPGSVGITTSRLAPSGKARISGEDVEVVSREGIISSGSPIEVISTDDGKIIVRKSIQ, from the coding sequence ATGTCGCTAATAATTACTCTGATAATAATAGGATTAATACTCCTCGCAATTGAGGTTCTTATTATTCCTGGTTTTGGGGTAGCAGGTATACTGGGTCTTCTGGCGCTGGCCGGAGCAGCTGTACTGGGATTTACAATGTTCGACACAACTACCGGACTAATTGTACTCGCCGCAATAATTCTTGCAACATCAATCTCCACCTGGCTTATTTTGCGCTCTAAAACATGGAAGAGAGCAACTCTTAAAGAGAAAATCTCCTCCAGGGTTGACACTAATCCGGAAGAGAAGGGGATTACTCCCGGCTCTGTTGGGATAACAACCAGCAGACTTGCACCATCCGGCAAAGCAAGAATTTCAGGAGAGGATGTTGAGGTAGTATCCAGGGAGGGAATAATTTCATCAGGATCTCCCATTGAGGTGATCTCTACAGATGATGGCAAGATAATTGTAAGAAAATCAATTCAATAA